One genomic region from Colletotrichum lupini chromosome 7, complete sequence encodes:
- a CDS encoding SMP-30/Gluconolaconase/LRE-like region, translating into MSSNTENLDSWQVHDESFREIIGSSPSLDLLLQIDSYPFAHEAGVFIPSNDELFITSNQFTDTDGSRKVQISKISLLTGGKIVKHGEISCPEIAMANGGVNYGDDILFCAQGSMTQPSGLFKMSRIPPYATEPVTTSSHSRPFNSVNDVVVSKDGSIWFTDPPYGHEQGYRPPATLPSQVYRFDPATSSIRAMADGFGRPNGICFSPDERTVYVTDTDLVHGDGTIDGNRASTIYAFDVEHRHGQPVLLNKRLFAFADVGIPDGIKCDTNGNVYSGCGDGVNVWSPGGDLLGRILVDGGAANFCFGRGGELFILNEHRLWRAQLSKSVKGALLEI; encoded by the exons ATGTCATCCAACACAGAAAATCTCGATTCATGGCAAGTTCATGACGAATCATTTCGAGAAATTATTGGTTCAAGCCCATCGCTGGATCTCTTGTTGCAAATCGACTCTTATCCCTTCGCTCACGAAGCCGGCGTCTTCATACCCTCAAACGATGAACTGTTCATCACCAGCAACCAGTTCACCGATACAGATGGCTCTAGAAAAGTCCAGATTTCCAAAATATCGTTGCTCACCGGTGGGAAAATTGTAAAACATGGAGAGATCTCATGTCCGGAAATCGCGATGGCCAATGGCGGCGTCAACTACGGTGATGACATTCTCTTCTGTGCCCAAGGCTCGATGACACAACCCAGCGGTCTGTTCAAGATGTCAAGGATACCTCCGTATGCGACCGAGCCAGTCACCACTTCTTCCCATTCTCGGCCCTTCAACTCTGTGAACGATGTTGTCGTCAGCAAAGATGGAAGCATATGGTTCACTGATCCGCCATATGGCCATGAGCAAGGTTATCGCCCTCCTGCGACACTGCCTAGCCAGGTCTACCGCTTTGATCCGGCGACGTCTTCTATCCGGGCTATGGCGGATGGTTTCGGCAGGCCAAATGGAATTTGTTTCTCGCCTGACGAAAGAACTGTCTACGTAACAGACACGGATCTTGTCCACGGTGATGGTACGATAGACGGCAATCGGGCTTCGACAAT ATACGCTTTTGACGTAGAACATCGCCACGGACAACCCGTGTTGCTGAACAAGAGACTATTCGCATTCGCCGACGTCGGTATACCAGACGGAATCAAGTGCGATACGAACGGAAATGTCTACAGCGGATGCGGGGATGGCGTGAACGTTTGGTCCCCAGGCGGTGACCTACTCGGTCGTATTCTCGTCGACGGTGGCGCCGCCAACTTTTGCTTCGGACGCGGGGGCGAGCTCTTCATACTCAACGAGCATCGTCTCTGGAGAGCACAGTTGAGCAAGTCGGTCAAGGGTGCGCTTCTTGAGATCTGA
- a CDS encoding OPT family small oligopeptide transporter: MSGKVETVGEEPTPAREEDIEKIPARVDNPEQKISDQISHEKLEELAPNGEGEYILEKINEMTEEDALEIIEESVEFFKDDWNFPSDMRERMKKLLEGPKQYGEHYDRDLRIDAVMIRFSSPYPGVRAVAEILDDQSVPIETFRAYFLGIGWAIIGTFISTFFNSRFPAISLSGQVIQILLFPCAKVLEFVLPDWGITVRGTRHSLNPGPWNFKEQMFATITYNIAIYTTNSYGMILVQKSPVYYGLDFVNFGYQLMLTLFVQLMGMGFAGYLRRFSVYPVKALWPTILPTIAMNRALTRPEPRENINGWTISRYKFFYVVTICMFFYYWFPGYIFTALATFNWMTWISPQNVTLAIITGSSLGLGLFNPITTFDWNVATSSYAALAQPFFATCTMYIGAILGGVIIIGIYYTNMYNTAYLPINSSSAFANDGTPYVVQNVVFNNQLNETAYQEYSPPFYSAGYLLTVGANYCFYPIYFLYIMGNQWKTISQAYIDFYKGLRHGKGNYEGAMDIHSRLLAKYPEVPDWWFLIILVAAIVVSVIFLNIYPLGTPVWIVFLMIAINLVFAVPLSFLSATTGTNLGLGALIQVITGYLLPGNTNAFLFSQTLGSWALAGYGDNYVQDQKMAHYAKIAPRAVFRSQIGTIIITCFVAVATQNFILENVKGLCTPTQPSRFTCANDGAPLYTNSLMWGLLGSERMFVSFYPILKWCFLFGTLIAIVFLVGQGYGPKYLPGVREKLRLKLSPKTFARLDKTLFPFVASLLWLNPVLVIQGIQHWAPSNLSYKTPGFILGYIFMYWLPRHRLAWWEKYNYVLSAALTAGVAVSALVMFFAVGYNPIAFKWWGNTVSGAGVDGSQIGILPIPERGYFGPEKGSFPT, encoded by the exons ATGTCCGGAAAGGTGGAGACCGTCGGAGAGGAGCCGACCCCGGCCCGGGAGGAGGATATCGAGAAGATCCCCGCACGGGTGGACAACCCAGAGCAAAAGATCTCGGACCAGATATCCCACGAGAAGCTTGAGGAGCTGGCACCCAATGGAGAAGGAGAGTACATCTTGGAGAAGATCAATGAGATGACGGAGGAAGATGCCCTCGAAATCATTGAAGAATCAGTCGAGTTCTTCAAGGACGACTGGAACTTCCCCTCCGATATGAGAGAAAGAATGAAGAAGCTGCTCGAGGGACCAAAACAGTACGGGGAACACTACGATCGGGACTTGAGAATTGACGCCGTCATGATCCGCTTCTCCTCACCCTACCCTGGGGTTCGCGCCGTGGCCGAGATTTTGGACGACCAGAGTGTGCCCATTGAGACGTTTCGCGCGTACTTCCTGGGTATAGGCTGGGCAATCATCGGAACTTTTATCTCGACATTCTTCAACTCAAGGTTCCCCGCCATCA GCTTAAGTGGTCAGGTTATCCAGATCCTGCTCTTCCCATGCGCCAAGGTCCTCGAATTTGTTTTACCTGACTGGGGCATCACCGTCCGCGGTACGCGGCACTCTCTGAATCCAGGACCGTGGAATTTCAAGGAGCAAATGTTTGCTACCATCACGTACAACATTGCCATCTACACCACCAATAGTTACGGCATGATCCTGGTGCAGAAGTCGCCAGTCTACTACGGTCTCGACTTCGTCAACTTTGGGTACCAGCTGATGCTCACCCTCTTTGTGCAACTCATGGGTATGGGATTCGCCGGATACCTACGACGGTTCAGTGTGTACCCCGTTAAGGCTCTCTGGCCGACGATCCTGCCGACAATCGCCATGAACAGAGCGCTCACCAGGCCGGAGCCGAGAGAGAACATCAACGGGTGGACAATCTCGCGGTACAAGTTCTTCTACGTCGTGACCATCTGCATGTTCTTCTACTACTGGTTCCCAGGCTACATCTTCACGGCTTTGGCGACGTTCAACTGGATGACCTGGATCTCGCCCCAGAACGTGACCCTAGCAATCATCACAGGATCCTCGCTGGGCCTTGGCTTATTCAACCCTATCACCACGTTTGACTGGAACGTGGCGACCTCCTCGTATGCTGCTTTGGCACAGCCATTCTTCGCGACGTGTACAATGTACATCGGTGCCATCCTGGGCGGGGTCATCATCATTGGTATCTACTACACCAACATGTACAACACGGCATACCTCCCAATCAACTCCTCATCTGCGTTCGCCAATGACGGCACGCCGTATGTGGTCCAGAATGTGGTCTTCAACAACCAACTCAACGAGACTGCTTATCAAGAATACTCTCCTCCGTTCTACTCAGCTGGCTATCTCCTCACCGTCGGAGCCAACTACTGCTTCTATCCAATTTACTTTTTGTACATCATGGG AAACCAATGGAAGACAATCTCCCAAGCATACATCGACTTCTACAAAGGCCTCCGCCACGGAAAGGGCAACTACGAAGGCGCAATGGACATCCACAGCCGACTCCTCGCAAAGTACCCCGAGGTCCCAGACTGGTGGTTCCTCATCATCCTCGTCGCCGCCATCGTCGTCTCCGTCATCTTCCTCAACATCTACCCGCTCGGCACCCCCGTCTGGATCGTCTTCCTCATGATCGCCATCAATCTCGTCTTCGCCGTGCCCCTCTCCTTCCTCTCCGCCACGACGGGCACCAACCTCGGCCTCGGCGCTCTCATCCAGGTCATCACGGGCTACCTCCTCCCCGGCAACACCAACGCCTTCCTCTTCTCCCAGACTCTGGGGTCTTGGGCGCTCGCGGGCTATGGCGACAATTACGTCCAAGATCAGAAGATGGCGCATTATGCCAAGATTGCACCTCGCGCGGTGTTCCGGAGCCAGATTGGGACGATCATCATTACTTGCTTCGTAGCTGTAGCTACGCAGAACTTCATCTTGGAGAATGTCAAGGGGCTGTGTACCCCGACGCAGCCTAGTCGATTCACATGCGCCAACGATGGTGCTCCTCTCTACACGAACAGCTTGATGTGGGGTCTTCTTGGCTCAGAGCGCATGTTTGTGTCTTTCTATCCGATCCTCAAAT GGTGCTTCCTCTTTGGAACGCTCATTGCCATTGTTTTCCTGGTCGGTCAAGGCTACGGTCCCAAGTATCTCCCAGGCGTCAGAGAAAAGCTACGACTCAAGCTGAGCCCAAAGACGTTTGCTCGTCTGGACAAGACTCTCTTCCCCTTTGTGGCCTCCTTGCTGTGGCTGAACCCGGTCCTTGTCATTCAAGGCATCCAACATTGGGCACCGTCAAACTTATCGTACAAAACACCTGGCTTCATTCTCGGATACATCTTCATGTACTGGCTTCCTAGGCATCGTCTGGCCTGGTGGGAGAAGTACAACTACGTCCTGTCAGCTGCCTTGACTGCCGGAGTTGCCGTTTCAGCGCTGGTCATGTTCTTCGCCGTTGGATATAACCCAATCGCCTTCAAATGGTGGGGGAATACGGTGAGCGGTGCAGGAGTTGATGGATCTCAGATTGGAATTCTCCCCATTCCCGAGAGAGGGTACTTTGGGCCCGAGAAGGGTAGCTTCCCGACATAG
- a CDS encoding peroxisomal (S)-2-hydroxy-acid oxidase, which produces MKSFLIATQLLAVAMAGEPWVNEVDTGFETYLDSTNYTKGSLPLLKDIRAIPDFDWAARQHLDNQKYSFYRTGTAGEYSYRHNLDVWQKVQLRSKHLSDVIKLNETMATTILGYNFSAPLFIAPAARAVYGDPDAELNLVRAAGNENILYIPSMYASKSIEEIATGKVNGTLNGPQVIFQQIYTNANLSVTWENIRRAERTGAKAIVWTIDAPGDSVRHRAARYDTTNANSVSSALTWDIYDQMKNQTSLPIILKGITTAEEALLAIEKGAKAIYISNHGGRQLDHTPGPLEIAYEIYRNAPEVFQKVDVIADSGVRYGNDVLKLLALGVKAVGMGRPFMYANCYGLPGVTKAINIMKTEIVRDGAQMGATDVHNISTSFLEQNVYLFDQQ; this is translated from the exons ATGAAGTCCTTCCTAATCGCCACGCAGCTCCTGGCTGTAGCCATGGCCGGCGAGCCCTGGGTCAACGAGGTCGACACcggcttcgagacctacCTCGACAGCACAAACTATACCAAGGGATCCCTCCCCCTTCTTAAGGATATTCGCGCCATTCCCGACTTCGATTGGGCGGCCCGCCAGCACCTCGACAACCAAAAGTACTCCTTCTACCGCACCGGTACCGCCGGCGAGTACAGCTACCGCCACAACCTCGACGTCTGGCAAAAGGTGCAGCTCCGCTCCAAGCACCTGAGCGACGTCATCAAGCTCAACGAGACCATGGCCACCACCATCCTCGGCTACAACTTCAGCGCCCCACTCTTCATTGCGCCCGCCGCCCGCGCCGTCTACGGAGACCCGGACGCCGAGCTGAACCTCGTCCGCGCCGCCGGGAACGAGAATATCCTGTACATCCCGTCCATGTACGCCTCCAAGTCCATCGAGGAGATCGCCACCGGCAAGGTGAACGGTACCCTCAACGGACCCCAGGTCATCTTCCAGCAGATTTACACCAACGCCAACCTCTCCGTTACGTGGGAGAACATCCGCCGTGCCGAACGCACCGGTGCCAAAGCCATCGTCTGGACTATCGACGCTCCCGGTGACTCCGTTCGTCACCGTGCTGCCCGCTACGACACCACCAACGCCAACTCCGTTTCCTCTGCTCTGACCTGGGACATCTACGACCAGATGAAGAACCAGACCTCCCTGCCCATTATCCTGAAGGGCATCACCACCGCCGAGGAGGCCCTCCTTGCTATTGAGAAGGGCGCCAAGGCTATCTACATCTCTAACCACGGCGGCCGTCAGCTTGATCACACCCCCGGCCCTCTCGAGATCGCCTACGAGATCTACCGCAACGCCCCCGAAGTCTTCCAGAAGGTCGATGTCATTGCCGACAGCGGTGTCCGCTACGGTAACGACGTTTTGAAGCTTCTTGCCCTCGGCGTCAAGGCGGTCGGTATGGGACGTCCCTTCATGTACGCCAACTGCTACGGTCTCCCGGGTGTCACCAAGGCCATCAACATCATGAAGACTGAGATTGTCCGTGATGGAGCCCAGATGGGTGCGACTGATGTTCACAACATCAGCACCAGCTTC CTCGAGCAGAATGTCTACCTCTTCGACCAGCAGTAA